The following are encoded together in the Triticum dicoccoides isolate Atlit2015 ecotype Zavitan chromosome 6B, WEW_v2.0, whole genome shotgun sequence genome:
- the LOC119324750 gene encoding homeobox-leucine zipper protein ROC8-like: MDFGDDLVPGSDAHRRKKRYHRHTPRQIQQLEAMFKECPHPDENQRMHLSRELGLEPRQIKFWFQNRRTQMKAQHERADNCFLRAENDKIRCENIAMREALKNVICPTCGGPHSGADDYFDEHKLRMENAHLKEELDRVSSLTSKYLGRPITQLPSMQPLSMSSLELSVGGLGSPLALGPALDLDPLGGSSPFQLPAPVSEMERPMMAEMATRAMDEFIRLAQAGEHLWVKAAGGREVLNVDTYDSIFAKPGSSSFRGPDVHVEGSRDSCLVLTSAIALVDTFMDSSKWTEFFPTIVTRARTIDVLVNGMAGRSESLVLMYEELHVMSPVVPTREFCFLRYCRQIEQGLWAIADVSVDLQRDARYGAPPARSRRLPSGCLIADMSNGYSKVTWVEHMETEDKTPINQLYRDLVLSGAAFGAHRWLAALQRACERHACLVTPPHRDIAGVTLEGKRSMMRLSQRMVGSFCASLSASQQHRWTTLSGPGAGVDDAAGVRVMVHRSTDPGQPSGVVLTAATSIWLPVSCDRVFAFVRDENTRSQWDVLSHGNPVQEVSRISNGSHPGNSISLLRGLNASQNSMLILQESCADASGSLVVYAPIDLPAANVVMSGEDPSSIPLLPSGFTILPDGRASSSTGSVVTVAFQILVSSLPSSRLNAESVATVNSLIGTTVEQIKAALNCGSSH, encoded by the exons ATGGACTTCGGCGACGACCTCGTGCCGGGCTCCGACGCCCACCGCCGCAAGAAGCGCTACCACCGCCACACCCCGCGCCAGATTCAGCAGCTCGAGGC GATGTTCAAGGAGTGCCCGCACCCGGACGAGAACCAGCGGATGCACCTCAGTCGGGAGTTGGGGCTGGAGCCGAGGCAGATCAAGTTCTGGTTCCAGAACCGCCGGACTCAGATGAAG GCGCAGCACGAGCGCGCCGACAACTGCTTCCTCCGCGCGGAGAACGACAAGATCCGCTGCGAGAACATCGCTATGCGCGAGGCGCTCAAGAACGTCATCTGCCCCACCTGCGGCGGCCCGCATTCCGGCGCCGACGACTACTTCGACGAGCACAAGCTCCGGATGGAGAACGCACACCTCAAAGAAGAG CTTGACCGGGTGTCCAGCCTGACGTCCAAGTACCTGGGGCGGCCCATCACGCAGCTCCCGTCGATGCAGCCGCTCTCCATGTCGTCGCTGGAGCTCTCCGTCGGCGGGCTCGGCAGCCCGTTGGCGCTCGGCCCCGCGCTGGACCTGGACCCGCTCGGCGGGAGTTCCCCGTTCCAGCTCCCGGCGCCCGTGTCCGAGATGGAGCGGCCGATGATGGCCGAGATGGCGACGCGGGCCATGGACGAGTTCATCAGGCTGGCGCAAGCCGGCGAGCACCTCTGGGTCAAGGCGGCGGGTGGCCGGGAGGTGCTCAACGTCGACACGTACGATAGCATCTTCGCCAAGCCCGGGAGCAGCTCCTTCCGCGGCCCGGACGTGCACGTCGAGGGCTCCCGCGACTCGTGCCTCGTGCTCACCAGCGCCATCGCCCTCGTCGACACGTTCATGGACTCG AGCAAGTGGACGGAGTTCTTCCCGACCATCGTAACCAGAGCGCGCACGATCGACGTTCTCGTGAACGGCATGGCCGGCCGGAGCGAGTCTTTGGTGCTG ATGTACGAGGAGCTGCACGTGATGTCGCCGGTCGTCCCGACGCGCGAGTTTTGCTTCCTCCGCTACTGCCGGCAGATCGAGCAGGGCCTGTGGGCGATCGCCGACGTCTCCGTGGACTTGCAGCGGGACGCACGCTACGGCGCACCGCCGGCCCGCTCGCGCCGGCTCCCATCGGGCTGCCTCATCGCCGATATGTCCAATGGCTACTCCAAG GTGACCTGGGTCGAACACATGGAGACGGAGGACAAGACCCCCATCAACCAGCTCTACCGCGACCTCGTCCTGAGCGGGGCGGCGTTTGGGGCGCACCGGTGGCTGGCAGCGCTGCAGAGGGCGTGCGAACGGCACGCGTGCCTCGTGACGCCGCCGCACAGGGACATCGCCGGGGTGACGTTAGAGGGCAAGAGGAGCATGATGAGGCTGTCGCAGCGGATGGTGGGCAGCTTCTGCGCCAGCCTGAGCGCGTCGCAGCAGCACCGGTGGACGACGCTGTCGGGGCCGGGCGCGGGCGTGGACGACGCGGCCGGCGTGCGCGTCATGGTGCACCGCAGCACGGACCCCGGGCAGCCCAGCGGCGTGGTGCTCACCGCCGCCACCTCCATCTGGCTCCCCGTGTCATGCGACCGGGTATTCGCCTTCGTGCGCGACGAGAACACGCGCTCCCAGTGGGACGTGCTCTCGCACGGCAACCCGGTGCAGGAGGTGTCCCGCATCTCCAACGGCTCGCACCCGGGGAACTCCATCTCCTTGCTCAGA GGCCTGAACGCGAGCCAGAACAGCATGCTGATCCTGCAGGAGAGCTGCGCGGACGCGTCGGGGTCGCTGGTGGTGTACGCGCCGATCGACCTCCCGGCGGCGAACGTGGTGATGAGCGGCGAGGACCCGTCGTCTATCCCGCTGCTGCCGTCCGGGTTCACCATCCTGCCCGACGGCCGCGCGTCCAGCAGCACGGGGTCGGTGGTGACGGTGGCGTTCCAGATCCTGGTGAGCAGCCTGCCATCGTCGCGGCTGAACGCAGAATCAGTGGCCACGGTCAACAGCCTCATCGGCACCACTGTGGAGCAAATCAAGGCGGCCCTGAACTGCGGCAGCAGCCATTGA